The following is a genomic window from Prunus persica cultivar Lovell chromosome G7, Prunus_persica_NCBIv2, whole genome shotgun sequence.
TGGTATTACACTTTCCATAAATTTCCACTTCTTGCCTTTGTTTCTTATGATTGTCAGTATTGTACTCTGCTTTCCTTTGCAACCAGCCAATCAGTCTTTAGAATTGATCACGGTTATGTTCTGTTTCCTGTCCATTGTAAAGCTTACGGGAGTttcatgaaaataaattaaagtgtaCCCTGGTTTTGTGTGGCTAATCCTCCTGAGTGGCTTTAGTAaggtttcttttggccaatTAGCAATATGTTAAAAACTTATAGGAcgaagaaaatggaaaactaCATTTCAGACAATTCTTGGAAATTATTGCGGTCTCCTGAGCTTCAAAGTATCTGTAAATGAAAGTACTTCATTAGTTGGAGTGCATTAGGTGAACCAACTTGATGTTTGTTTCGTTAAAGGTAATAACTTTGGACAGATCACAGACATAATGAACCAAAAGCCACTAACAAGGTCTTTTTGTCCTTTTCTTGGAGACAAAATCTAAGGCAAACCGAGCAGGAGTGTTTATATGTGTTTGACAACAATGGTTCTAGGAATCAGTTAAGTTTTAAAAGGAAGAACTCAGAATGCTATATGCTTGGATAGGATAAAAGGCTGGGTGGGCATCTGATGGGCCTCAAGTTCAGATGCTTCTGAATCTGAAAGATTATAATTTCAAGGTCGGTTGTAAGATTAATACCAACTAATAATGCATGCAAGTCTATATTTTTACCTTTCATTATATATGTGGTAAAGTTCTTGCAAGTCTaggattttcctttttgttttagtttgagAACTATTTTCATGACTTCCTATCAATTAATATTATAAGATACATGATCTTTTTATGGTCCTTCATATGAAGAAATGGTTTGCTGTGTTTGACATATTATATagaatacacacacacacacacatacatatacatatatatatatatatatatatatatgcgtaAGAAGCATCCAGtatattatttcttgtttGACACTTTGCTTCAGTGATTTGTGGCAAGGTCATGATTTTTATACGATATTCTCTTCTTTGTAGAGCTGGGAGCATGGAAGGTTGTTCTCATTACAAGAACAAATTAATCATAAGGTAAAATCTGCTTGATGTATTGTTTCTGAGAAAATTGTTGGCTGGATAAGAGTGAACTGAGATCTGTTGTACATCTTCAAGTTGGTGGTTTAATGCCCTGTATAATGGAGTGAAGCATGTTGAATGCTGTTGCCTTCATAATCAAATGTCTTGTTAATTGATCTGCTGGTATCTGGGCTACGTCTCAATAATGACAGAATTGTGGAATCAATACCCAAATTACTGAATTGAGGTTctgaaataatttttaatctcATTCCAAGCATTCTATTTACTACAAAATTCAACTTTGACTTCCAGAACTCACCTTTATTCATAGATTTCTATTAGAGCACTATTCTATTTTCCCCATTTCCAGTATTTTCCTAATGGCACATGTACACCAATTTTTCTATATTGAAACTTATTAGTTATGTTAGAGTGGCTCTggcaaaagaacaaaaaaatatattagagTGTCAAATATGGTTCTGACTTCCAATTAAATTCATGTTTTTGCAGATGGACGTCATCAAACAGGAATTGCAAAATGAAGTTCCTATATTACTGGTGGGATAATTTTCTATGTCCAATTTGTGCCTCTATTTTCAGTGTGATGTCTGCTGTGTGTCGAAGAGGGGCATATAAGTGCAATATCTGTTCCTAAATGACCTTACGATTGTGGGACCAAGTTAGATATCTCTTGCATTTGAGTTCTGTATCAATTCTTGTCAGCAATGCTGTATCCACTAACCTTTATCAGTGAATAGACATAAAATATTACTTAACACACTAACTACCCATAAGCGTGGAACTACTTCCATGTGTCTTGTTGTTAAAGTGTCAATATACAAAGCATTTCCCAGTGTCAGTACACcaacttttctctttgtttagtttcttttttggttcgaCTGTTTATGgagaatatattttttttcttctcatgaaCATATGCAACTATGTTCTGAAGTTTCTGCATAATAGAATTATGATGGAGTGCCCTCTCTTCCTCTGGTTTTTGCATGCTGGTGTTATACATATTGTGTTTCTCCTACGTAGAAAACAAGTAAAGGAATTTAATAATCATTCTATATGAGTGATTTTCATCTTCGATGAATGTTGGGTGATGAAAATCTGTCAGCATTTCCTGGTTTTGAACTAGAATTATCAGTATACCATTGTTGTCTTTGTGTTCTTGAGTCGTTTTACAGGTGGTGATCTCAATAATTGCTGTGATCACCAACTTATCTACAGGGTGATTTCAGgaaagaatttgaaaattgtgaaattggatttcttgtttctgatttttattttttttcttataaaaaacaGATTTATTTTCCTGCAGGTTGGGCACTCTATTGGTTCATATATATCTGTCGAAATGTTTAAGAGGTCTCCAGAGAAGGTGATAACATTTGTTAACTACTCATTTGTTATGCTACCGTCCGTAGAATTTCTGACTATGGAGAACCTGTTCGCTGACATAGTTTTCGGAATTGTAGGTGAAATATTGTATCGGAATATATCCATTTTTGGCGCTAAACCCACAATCCAGAAAGCAGTATATTATTGGGAAGATTGCAGAGTAAAATTCTTACTTTGTTATGAATGACAATACCTTTGATTATGTCGTATACATTAGAGGCATCTTCTCTGCTTCATCCACATGCAATAGACAGTTATTATACTGCATGTTTTCCCTGTTAGCTGGTACTTGTTGgttgcattattttatttaaagccTACTTGAGCTGGTGTCTGTTAAGCTGTGTTGATTTCACTTGAGAAAACTGACAGTCAATGAATTGTTTTTAACCTTTTATTTGGAATTCTCACTTGGTCCTAATGTATAATGGTTGGTCCTGCTATAAACTCATTTAATCATATTAGTGGTGACAATCTAACATAAGGCATTGATAGAGATTAAAATCACAGAATTGTGTGTTTCAGGTCCCGTATTCTATGTGTTGTCTTCAGCTTTATTGTTGCGCTCGTGGGTTTGTTGCCTATCCGACTGTTGAGGTTAATTGTGACCACATTCCTTGGGAAGTTCTGGTCAGCTACTGCAGTTGACGCTGTTTGCTCTCACTTGGTAAAGGTAAAGGTTTGTCTTGTAATAGATTGATGAAGTTGGCTCCTTAGGTCATATAATATTTTCCGAAAAGTcatcaactttttcttttcttgcacACGCTATTTCTTATTATCAAGGAGCTTCTACCAATGTTCTACTGATTTAACTATTTTACCACTATCAAACCGTGTGTTTTTCGTGAGTGTGTGCGTAAATGCGCACATTTGTTTTGAATCTTTTCCATCAACATTTCATTTGTGTACTTGCAGTACCATACCATGCGAAATGTCCTCTTTATGGCAATGACAGAATTCAGAAAGGTAAAACTCTTGCTTTTTGTAAATTGAAGATGTTAGTTGTAATTGATGGATtacaaatattaatttgaaaataactGTAGTAATTGACCACCACAGGGTGCCATCATGTGGTTTTATAAATGGAAGTAACGTTAGCGTATGATATTCTCTTACAAATATTGCCTCTTCAGCTTCAGCAAACACCAAAATTGCTGCATAGTTCATCTAGGAAAGTTAGAACTGTGATAAACATACTTGTGCTTACCGTTGGCCTTCAATGTCAGCTTTCAGAAACACCAGATTGGGCATTCATGAGggaaaatcaacacaaaattgcatttttgtttGGCATTGATGATCACTGGGGTCCACTGCAAATGTTTGAAGAGGTAATTTAATAAGTtccttaaatttttaattgatttgggTTCGGAATTGTTATTGTAGTTCTTCATGCAGTTGAGTGTGTTGCAATTTGGTTTTGGCCATTCTTTTACTTCTGCTTTTGGCATTTTTCCAATTTGACTATCTGGGTTTACTTGGTGTTTCTGTGGTCCCAGATTTCCAAGCAGATTCCAGATGCTGCTCTATCAATTGAAAGAGAGGGCCTCACTGATCATGGTTTTTGTTGTACTGAGGCCGGTTCATTGTGGGTTGCCGAGCATGTAGCAAAGTTGATCAAGAATCAAAAAGCATCACAGTAATTACCCGGCCCGGCCCACCAAGTTCCTCTTTAGGATGCAAAGATTAGACTTGCAATTGGATGCATAATAAGTCAATAAAAGAGTGTATAGTACACTTAATTGTTGCTTGGTTGGTTATACAAGAGTCTAGAGACAACAAATTGGTTTAAGCTGCCTGCTTTGTATACTTTAGCATTTCTGCGTacctttaaaaataaaactatttaTACCCCATTTACTAATATATTAACGAGATAGTTTCAAAATGCTACGTTGTTAGATTGTGAATTTAGACTTTGCATTGAACCTTAATAAGGAATATGTATGATGTATGGTTCAATTAATTGTGCAAATGAGCAGTGACTATTGCAGATATGGGTTAAGTCAGTTGGTTAGGATAGTAATTTATTACACTTAAATTTGTGTCTCCCTCCTTAAAAATTAggttaatttaaaataatttagattattgcttatatattaataaaaaattaataatcgACAAAGATCATGATGACTGGGAGACAGCAAATCAATGACATATCTTGATATTCTTCTTTTGGCATCAAATTGTGCGGTGGAGATGAAGCTGTCCTGAAATAACCTGACAGAGCAGTCATGGTAGCATGTAGGGACCCTTCAGGAGTTCACATGCAGACTTTATAGAGAGACCCCTCCCTCCCCCCCAATCCAAATTAGTCAAATCCCTCATCCCAACTCCCTCAGACACCACCCTCTCACTCCTTCAGCAACTcaacccttctctctctctctctctctctctctctctctctcacaatgCCTACAACCAGAAGAAAGCTCCTGAACAAAGTTACAGTGGACATAGGTTGCAGCAACTGCAGAAAACCAAAACTCTTCCACATATTCCATCCAAAgccaaaacccaccacaacccaaaaacaaaagtaccACCACCATAACAATTTCTCTTCATCTTCGAGCTCATGCAACAAAGTCTACAAAGCCAACAACAACGCCACCACATTCTCTCCAAACACAGACTATGCTCCATTTTTGGACACAGAGGTCAAGCCAAAGAGCGCAAGAGCCGTCCAAGGTTTTGGGAGAATTGGCAACGAGAGTGTGGCCGTGGAGAAAGACTCAGGCGATCCTTACTTGGATTTTCGACACTCGATGCTCCAAATGATACTGGAAAACGAAATATACGCAAAAGACGATCTCAGAGAGCTTCTCAACTGTTTCTTGCAGCTCAACGCACCTTGCAACCATGGAATTATTATCAGAGTTTTCACTGAGATCTGGAATGCTGTTTTCTCAGTGAGGTCGTCTGGTTCAACAATGCTGCATTTTCCTCGCAAGTCACGTGACTACTAGATAGCTAATGCACGTGCAATGGCATTGGAGTTCCCACTACAAATATCATGTTGAGATCCCTTATATAAAAGACAATGTGATTCCCTCAAGCCATTAATGTAGGTCTTGTAAGATTGTGGTGCATGCAATGTAAAGAAAGATTTTCCATGATTCAGTCGTATGGAATATtgcttttttacttttgtcgttttcttttttgccacTTCCCTAGAGTACAAAATAatctttgacccaaaaaaagagtacaaaaaaaattaagcagATAGAACATATTTTAGTGGCACATCTGAAATTTTACTACACATAAGTTAAAGTGTGGTTATCTTTTAGTTTTGAGTCGAATTTGCCGGCTGATGTGGTTGAAAAATGGTGCAATATGGCTAAGGGTGCAAGTTGGATTGGAAAAGTCGATTTGGTTATGAAATTTCTTGTTGAactaaatataatttcatgacTAAATAGACATAGACAAATGATTTTATAAAGGATAGCAACATCTAATAAGTATTAgtatataataattttcaagCTTATTACAAtatgagtttttaattttgagtcaattttaatcttttaatgGTTATGcatgtttataattttcaactagtttttgaaatttttccaaaaaaaattcaaaatatgtaaattctaaaatttttcataaattctgAAAATTCCAAGTTAGAATGGATagtgaaatttcaaaattttatgaaacGAAATTGGAATAGGATTtttattctaaatttttttattggaaTTAGAATCTCCCAATTTCGATTCGATCCGTCAAAAATCAGCCCTAAATATTGCAAGTGGCTGATTGTAAGTTTTCATTAGAGTGGACTTAGGATTTGATAGAAGAGCTCAAGGAAAAGAAGACTTGATGTATTGTCCCTAGGATTGTAAGTTGGGTTGGTCAAAACAATGGCCAAGTTTCAAGAAATGAGCATTGTTGGGGGGTGAAAGATAGGCATTGGGATTTGGATTATAATTATTAGACAAGAGTTTGGAGGTGGTGAAAGACAGTTGGTTTAAGATTTTTTATATGGAGGAGGAGAGATGAGAATAGAAATCTCTATATCTGACATCTTACATTTTCCAAGGCTCATTATATTTTGGCTGCCTCTaggttattattaataatcaCACTTGCAAGTTGGCCTTcgatctctctctgtctcatCTGGCCTGCTCTGACATCCTTTTCTCCTCTTCTCTTCTGCCAAGTTATATTTCTAGAATTTACACTCCTTTACTCAGGATGGTTTTGAAACTAATTAGACGTTTATGAATTAAATCATCGGTACAAGAAGAATTTATATGTAACAAGGAGGATGTTACTatgataatattttaaattagtgAGAAAGTGAAAACGCATAATAATACGTGATTGATTTAAAATATCGCTATAGTGATATTTCTGTGTAAGTAAGTTCTTCTCCATCAAATAGGGATGGACAAGCCACGATAATGAAGACCCACTTGACTCTATTTGTAACAACAATTTATACCCAGATCACCAcaccaaacaacaaaaaggcaCAAAGATCCAACTTGGTTATGCTTTGGAGTGTCAATTACAGTTGCTTGTGTGCCTCTCTATCTCTAACCATTCCATCAAAGCCAAGTTAGATTTCCAGTTGAGgcaataatattatatatcttCTCTCTGGCCCAGAGAAAGTCGATCATGAAAGATGTTCCCCActatcaaagaaaaataaataaaagatctGATAATATTGACTTTATGTGTATAAGTAATTATTGAAACAAACTCTTGATTTAATGATGTTACAATTTATACTTGGCCCAAGAATTGTAAATTGCTACAAACAAGtgaattcaatttaattgttcATAATGAGGATTtaaggggagagagagctgGACAGAGTCATGATGGATTGCTTTCTATCTTAAATATTTCCACAAGCATCAAGATTCCCTCAGCAGATAGATTTGACTTATCCTTCTCAAAGTAGACCACATTCAATTCTTACATTGATGATGCAGCTACAATATTGAAATTGCTGTGTGAGAGAGATGGAAGATGATGGTTAATGTTGAATTTAAGAGAGCATGTATTTCCAGCAGAGTTAAAATTGAATAAACAAAGTGAGTGAAAATGAGTTCTGAATATTACACTCTTGAATGTATTATAGTTTGTGACTGGCTATGGTCTATATACTTGTTAGAGGTAggtctgaatttttttggttacattgGAAGGAAAGAAACCATGAGTGTCATCATGCCAAGCAGGGAAGAAGGAGGAGGGCCACAACCATTGTGATAACCCCGCTCAACGGAGGTCTGAATTTAAATATCAAGAACAACAgttgtgaaattaaaaaagaaaagatgcatAAGTAAATTTGTTGGAAAGCTCTGGAATGATCAAATAAAGCATGGCCAACAGTGCTAACTTCAATTTTAGTATCCTAAAACATAGACAAACAACATCCCTTCAACTTTGTGTGGAACCAAGTACTCTAATTTCTAACTGGATATGGCAATTATATGAATCCCTTTCGGCACTTTTCAAGACCAATAGATTGTTGAAACATTTTGATTTGGGGCATCAAAATGTGAGACTGACATGTAAAAGTGGTACATAGTGGGAACCATGAGGAAGAGGGAAGATAAGGGGAATGACATGACAGGTCACCTCTCTTCAATCTGAGAAACGCCATTGCTCCAATCTTGTTCCTTAAAGGCTTGCCCCTAAGTTGACCTCTCTGGGAAAGTTTAATTTCtaatctttgcttttgggacattttggggtttttaaGTCACTTTAGGAAGGCTGAATTCCAATTATTAGTGACTCTTGTAACTTAAAAACCCTACCAGGTTGTGGATTAAGTGTTTGGCTGTCCTTTGGCTCAATATCTGGTACACAGATCACAAGTGCGGGCATACCAGTTTGCTATTCTAACTGTAGAAGTTGGAAGATTTTCAACTGCTCAAATGGCACGTTTAgctaagtttttttttgtcaggAAGAGGGATTGAACTTGGATGCAAGGAGGCAGACACACTATCGTTAGCCAATTGACCGAACTCATGCCTATAATTTCTCTAAACCTATTGATTAAAAGCTTAATTGGTGCCACTGAAGCTTGGGCCCGATTGAACATAGCCCTTTCCCAGAATGATAGAGATATGAGAAGCCTCTCTTCATTTTCAATCAAGCTACCAAAATCCAAATATTACTAGTTGAATAAAATATGTGTTCACTATGCATCTCTTCATCCATATTTCCAAGTAAAATTAGAAATCCCACAAtctaattttacttttatgtAACTTTTTGTTTCATTATGTTGGTTTTTCCAAGCATTTGGTTTCATATAATGACTAACAGACCCTAACTTTTCATTATGTTGGTTTTTTCTATCTTCCAAGTTCCAATCCTTTCAAAATCTTGGGAAAAAAGAACTTGGGATCCCATAGATTACTTATCCCCCTTTcttggcttttgtttttggtaaagAGGTAACTTCTTTCCTATCCAACCAGTTTCATGGttgcttttttctcctttaccaAGCATAGTGTGTTTAGGGTTTCAATGATCTTTCTGCATGAACTTAATGAAAAGTCACGATTCAAGTGAGTAATGGTCCTAATCGAATCCCTGTTTGGAGCTCTGTTGATGTCAGGGGGTGTTTATGGGACAAAGCTTTACAAGTTTCTTTATGTCAAGTCGAAAAAGCCCAATTAAATGCAAATGGCTGTCAAGCCATGCACCGAATGGATTGATTGATATGGGCCGTGGTTGGTAGTCGGTATAAATAAGCCTCTTCTCCATCACATCCTGCTCCCATTTAAGGTGGCCTTAAATAGACTTCAATGACTGGTCCTTCAAACACGAGAACTACCATGCATTTGAAAGCAGATGGTGTCTCACTCcaatataaaattactatCAAATTTTCAAGGTACATGTTGCCAACTTTTCTCAATATAACATGTCAGTTTATCTGATAATAAGTAAAAATACGGATGCATTTTAATCGCCCTTTTATTAAAAGGGTgaattctttaatttaaattgttgaaaatttCGTAAGAACACATTtcttataataattaaaaaaaagaaccaaCATCCATTGTTTTTATGGGGATACTCTAGTAATAAAGGGAAAGAACAACCCATGATTGAGATCTTAAAATTGTTaccactaaaaaaaacattatgtGACAGATTGTTTTCATCCctaggagaagaaaaaatgccAAGAGAGTGAAATGTGGGATATGCATATGGTGTCTTGACCCATGAAGCCCAATCAATGCAAAAAACGACACAAAGCTCAAGTTGAAATGAAGACAGCAGACACCAACTTCAATACTCTTTTTCTCATCACAATTTTCgtgtaaattaaatttttctcGGAAAATGAGGGTCTCCTTGGTGCTTAGGGTTGGGTAATTATCTCACTAATTACCAAACTAAGCATTAATTAGTTTCTAGGGAAGCATGTGTTACGATTGATTTCCTCCAAATTTGACAAGTTAAAGCCTGCAGggtgtttgtttctttgtctGGAACAGTAGTCTGATCAAGTGTAGCCAAGCACAGTCTAAAACTAGTGAGACCTATTTGCCGATGTAGTCTTGTGGCACCCTTGATTTATTTTGACCTAAATCATTGCCATccacttatttatttatttatatttaaaaagccaagcacttattttatttttgtatggtGATTGCCATGACATCCACTTACTTGACTCTCTCTATGGATATCGCATGGCTGATGGCACCCTAAGAAAACAAGATTATAATTCAAATGTCATtgtcagagagaagagaaagttaaaaattttagatttatgtaaaaataataataattcaggAGGTAttgtgaaaacacaaaaaaatttatgaga
Proteins encoded in this region:
- the LOC18769362 gene encoding transcription repressor OFP6; this translates as MPTTRRKLLNKVTVDIGCSNCRKPKLFHIFHPKPKPTTTQKQKYHHHNNFSSSSSSCNKVYKANNNATTFSPNTDYAPFLDTEVKPKSARAVQGFGRIGNESVAVEKDSGDPYLDFRHSMLQMILENEIYAKDDLRELLNCFLQLNAPCNHGIIIRVFTEIWNAVFSVRSSGSTMLHFPRKSRDY
- the LOC18771074 gene encoding lipid droplet-associated hydrolase isoform X2, whose translation is MLLRLFPSIARPFSVSSRSRLYCASREMGQDSSECEVIQVKRRATFRLCNVSSYTTEILEIRADDPTLHVVVIPGNPGIVLFYKEFLESLYELLGGTASVTAVGHISQTKKSWEHGRLFSLQEQINHKMDVIKQELQNEVPILLVGHSIGSYISVEMFKRSPEKVKYCIGIYPFLALNPQSRKQYIIGKIAESRILCVVFSFIVALVGLLPIRLLRLIVTTFLGKFWSATAVDAVCSHLVKYHTMRNVLFMAMTEFRKLSETPDWAFMRENQHKIAFLFGIDDHWGPLQMFEEISKQIPDAALSIEREGLTDHGFCCTEAGSLWVAEHVAKLIKNQKASQ
- the LOC18771074 gene encoding lipid droplet-associated hydrolase isoform X1, producing MLLRLFPSIARPFSVSSRSRCRLYCASREMGQDSSECEVIQVKRRATFRLCNVSSYTTEILEIRADDPTLHVVVIPGNPGIVLFYKEFLESLYELLGGTASVTAVGHISQTKKSWEHGRLFSLQEQINHKMDVIKQELQNEVPILLVGHSIGSYISVEMFKRSPEKVKYCIGIYPFLALNPQSRKQYIIGKIAESRILCVVFSFIVALVGLLPIRLLRLIVTTFLGKFWSATAVDAVCSHLVKYHTMRNVLFMAMTEFRKLSETPDWAFMRENQHKIAFLFGIDDHWGPLQMFEEISKQIPDAALSIEREGLTDHGFCCTEAGSLWVAEHVAKLIKNQKASQ